The following proteins are co-located in the Choristoneura fumiferana chromosome 23, NRCan_CFum_1, whole genome shotgun sequence genome:
- the LOC141441320 gene encoding LOW QUALITY PROTEIN: chromodomain-helicase-DNA-binding protein 1-like (The sequence of the model RefSeq protein was modified relative to this genomic sequence to represent the inferred CDS: inserted 6 bases in 5 codons; deleted 2 bases in 1 codon), with protein sequence MHLNGSMTESGSESASEKGNKSNSSGSGSGSESDSGSSSSGSGSGARSGSEKSSAADGHHSDYSKSSPKHSNANSSKSDHHTDKDSSDDFHSKSKSSNHEKVNSDLWEDNPDIYGIRRSARSRKEPDRLKIADSDSSEKGRSHNRKSRKKSDSWNSDSSESDSDMKGSPXPPSKRPGQRSVPLXKKKPARRRRLSSEDEESTEGSDEESRNRAATRRTGAAAVSYKEASDEQTDSSDLLEVEAGDGEVEAEPEVEDHSETIERVLGHRRGKKGVTGNVTTIYYIEENGDPNEGCDPIDEDSTEPQYLIKWKGWSHIHNTYESEKSLAEQKVKGLKKLENYIKKETDLSWWRQQAGPEDIDYYECQAELQQELVKTYNNVERIIAVQTRELEGGGTAHEYFCKWESLPYCDATWEDSALIERKWPVQVEQFKTREAANTTPSRHCPVLRRRPKFHQVKEQPEYMGSDQSYVLRDYQMDGLNWLIHSWCKENSVILADEMGLGKTIQTICFLYYLFKSQQLYGPFLCVVPLSTMTAWQREFQQWAPDINVVTYIGDVVSRDIIRQFEWSFHPSKRLKFNAILTTYEILLKDRQFLRSFGWACLLVDEAHRLKNDDSLLYKALKEFDTNHRLLVTGTPLQNSLKELWALLHFIMPNKFETWEDFEKDHEDAATKGYEKLHKQLEPFILRRQKKDVEKSLPAKVEQILRVEMTSIQKQYYKWILTKNYSALRKGVKGSINTFINIVIELKKCCNHALLTKPEDFESRASLATTDAVEKLLRGSGKLLLLDKLLCRLKETGHRVLIFSQMVRMLDILAEYLQRRHFPFQRLDGSIKGEIRKQALDHFNAEGSSDFCFLLSTRAGGLGINLATADTVIIFDSDWNPQNDLQAQARAHRIGQKNQVNIYRLVTARSVEEDIVERAKRKMVLDHLVIQRMDTTGRTVLNKRDSSGTTANNPFNKEDLNAILKFGAEELFKDDDENDEEPVCDIDEILQRAETRDEGPAMVGDELLSAFKVASFAFDEEKAVMEVKKETAEEDTKDWDDIIPENVRKTIADEEKNKEMEDLYLPPRRKNLQSNSAESRRNRKRGGRGSTEGGEGDGEGEADDSYASEGDASADDDRPRKRGRPPASHREKIKGFTDQEIRRFVKSYKKFSAPLKHLDSIACDAELQEKPLAELKKLGEILQERCKAVLNDTSEPTNEPSDGRKNARKTFKLGGVPVNAKTMAACQDELAPLDGFLPDTKEERLKWQLDFRTRPANFDIEWTVADDSKLLAGIYQYGMGSWEAIKMDSSFEIGEKILTNEDKKPQAKHLQSRSEYLLKLIKKLLDQKNGKQKQRKPRMKKGKEPVTKDIVEDDMSSGDEKKGNKAKNDKLDKNNKHKAEEVSHDEANDKRXNKNKKRSKKDSKERVKGGKAKGRKKPAXTMHFTANHEPRALEVLGDLDPAVFEECKEKMRPVKKALRALDNPDQTLSESEQVTRTRTCLTQIGSQIDICLEEYPDTEKKVEWRSNLWYFVSKFTNFDAKQLFKLYKYGLKKTDTPGKQKKETKHKENVKVKNNHNSNNHVKNNKEKKIDENNVKKEKRPKLEKEKSDKANDKVPHSSGVKRKLEEGECDPEPTENKRHDRHKHRHSSKDRSLKRDDLTYRERSRSERERDRDRERDRDRDRERDRDRDRDRERSRTRRDSGGAGTPRVRPAYPPAHPHPDHAAPAHPAHPAHXAHPGWTPPAYPGPRQYRGDRNPRPHDKRRYGYGAMAGGYSGYYEGTAMAGGMGFPAARGYPEDWRPYSQPDYYEERDYEREVYRRDYDRRAPPT encoded by the exons ATGCATCTG AATGGTTCAATGACTGAATCAGGCAGTGAATCAGCAAGTGAAAAAGGCAATAAGAGTAACTCCAGTGGCTCTGGTTCAGGAAGTGAAAG TGACAGTGGATCAAGTTCATCAGGATCAGGATCTGGGGCAAGGTCAGGGTCTGAGAAATCTTCTGCAGCAGATGGACACCACAGTGATTACTCCAAGTCTTCACCTAAGCACAGTAATGCAAATTCCTCAAAATCTGACCATCACACCGATAAAGATTCTTCAGATGACTTCCATTCCAAATCCAAATCGAGTAATCATGAGAAGGTTAATTCTGATCTTTGGGAAGATAATCCAGACATCTATGGTATTAGAAGATCAGCTCGATCTCGGAAGGAACCAGATAGACTTAAAATAGCAGATAGTGATTCAAGTGAAAAAGGAAGAAGTCATAATAGAAAGAGTAGGAAAAAAAG CGACTCATGGAATTCAGATTCATCTGAGAGTGATAGCGACATGAAAGGCTCCC CCCCACCTTCTAAACGACCAGGCCAAAGAAGTGTACCTC agaaaaagaaaccagcgagaagaagaagattatCAAGTGAAGATGAAGAAAGCACAGAAGGATCTGATGAAGAATCAAGAAA TCGGGCAGCAACACGTCGCACTGGTGCAGCAGCAGTTAGTTATAAGGAAGCAAGTGATGAACAAACGGACTCTTCAGATCTTCTAGAGGTAGAAGCAGGTGATGGTGAAGTTGAGGCTGAACCAGAAGTAGAGGACCACAGTGAGACAATTGAAAGAGTTCTAGGTCACAGACGAGGGAAGAAAGGAG TCACTGGGAATGTGACAACCATTTACTATATCGAAGAGAATGGGGATCCCAATGAGGGTTGTGATCCCATTGATGAAGATTCAACTGAACCGCAGTACCTGATCAAATGGAAGGGGTGGTCTCATATACATAACACATATGAGTCAGAAAAATCACTTGCTGAACAAAAAGTAAAAGGCcttaaaaaattagaaaactatattaaaaaagaaactgACTTATCTTGGTGGAGACAACAAGCGGGACCTGAAGACATAGACTACTATGAATGTCAAGCAGAATTACAACAAGAATTAGTGAAAACATACAACAATGTTGAAAGAATTATAG CTGTGCAGACTCGAGAACTGGAAGGTGGCGGAACTGCTCatgaatatttttgtaaatggGAATCACTTCCTTACTGTGATGCAACTTGGGAGGATTCTGCTTTAATAGAGAGAAAGTGGCCAGTCCAGGTAGAACAGTTCAAGACCCGGGAAGCTGCTAACACAACTCCTTCCAGACATTGCCCCGTTTTGAGACGAAGGCCAAAGTTTCACCAAGTCAAAGAGCAGCCAGAATACATGGGCTCTGATCAG TCATATGTATTACGAGATTATCAAATGGATGGATTAAATTGGCTGATACATTCCTGGTGCAAAGAAAACTCAGTTATTTTAGCTGATGAGATGGGGTTAGGCAAAACTATTCAG acaatatGTTTTCTGTATTACTTGTTTAAATCTCAACAACTTTACGGACCATTCCTGTGTGTCGTACCGCTTAGTACCATGACTGCATGGCAGAGGGAGTTTCAACAGTGGGCGCCTGATATTAATGTTGTCACTTACATAGGTGACGTAGTCAGCAGAGACATT ATCAGGCAGTTCGAATGGAGTTTTCATCCCTCCAAGAGGCTAAAATTTAATGCCATTCTTACCACCTATGAAATATTGCTGAAAGACAGGCAGTTTTTAAGATCTTTCGGGTGGGCATGCTTGTTAGTAGACGAGGCTCACAGATTGAAAAATGACGACTCCTTGTTGTACAAGGCTTTGAAAGAATTTGACACAAATCACAGGTTACTGGTAACTGGTACCCCCTTGCAAAATTCTCTGAAAGAGCTGTGGGCCCTTCTGCATTTTATTATGCCTaacaa atttgaGACATGGGAAGACTTTGAAAAAGACCACGAAGATGCCGCGACCAAGGGCTATGAAAAGTTACACAAGCAATTAGAACCTTTCATATTAAGGAGGCAAAAGAAAGACGTAGAGAAATCGTTGCCTGCTAAAGTAGAGCAGATATTAAGAGTAGAAATGACTTCCATTCAAAAGCAATACTATAAATGGATCCTAACAAAGAATTACAGTGCTTTGCGCAAAGGTGTGAAGGGTTCGATAAATACGTTCATAAATATTGTTATAGAACTGAAAAAGTGTTGCAACCATGCGCTTCTGACAAAACCTGAAGATTTCGAATCTAGAGCATCACTTGCCACTACGGATGCCGTTGAG AAACTTTTAAGAGGATCCGGGAAACTACTTCTCCTGGATAAATTGCTATGCAGATTGAAAGAAACTGGTCACAGAGTGCTTATCTTTTCACAAATGGTGCGAATGCTGGACATCTTGGCTGAATATTTGCAAAGGAGGCATTTTCCCTTCCAACGCCTTGATGGCAGCATAAAAGGAGAAATAAGGAAACAGGCTCTGGACCATTTTAATGCAGAAGGTTCATCAGATTTCTGTTTCCTTCTTTCAACAAGGGCTGGAGGATTAGGTATTAATTTGGCTACAGCTGATACTGTGATAATTTTTGATTCTGACTGGAATCCTCAAAATGATCTGCAAGCTCAAGCTCGCGCACATCGCATTGGGCAGAAAAATCAG GTAAACATTTATCGATTAGTAACCGCACGATCTGTGGAGGAGGACATTGTTGAACGTGCAAAACGAAAGATGGTATTAGACCACCTCGTCATCCAGAGAATGGACACCACTGGTAGGACCGTGCTCAACAAACGCGATTCCTCTGGCACGACGGCGAATAATCCGTTTAATAAGGAGGATTTGAATGccattttgaaatttggtgctGAAGAGTTGTTCAAAGATGATGACGAAAATGACGAGGAGCCTGTC TGTGATATTGATGAGATTTTGCAACGTGCTGAAACCCGTGACGAAGGACCGGCTATGGTCGGCGATGAACTTTTATCTGCATTCAAAGTCGCTAGCTTTGCTTTTGATGAAGAAAAAGCGGTTATGGAAGTAAAAAAAGAAACCGCAGAGGAGGATACCAAAGATTGG GATGATATAATTCCAGAGAACGTGCGTAAAACTATTGCTGATGAGGAAAAGAACAAAGAAATGGAAGACCTGTACTTGCCACCGAGAAGAAAGAATTTACAAAGCAATAGTGCTGAAAGCA GACGGAATCGCAAGCGTGGCGGACGGGGTTCGACTGAAGGTGGAGAGGGCGATGGCGAAGGTGAAGCGGATGACAGCTACGCGTCTGAAGGCGACGCCAGCGCGGACGACGATCGGCCGCGGAAGAGAGGCCGCCCGCCTGCTTCCCACCGGGAAAAGATCAAAGGATTCACTGACCAAGAA ATACGAAGATTcgttaaaagttataaaaagttTTCGGCGCCTCTGAAACATCTTGATAGTATAGCGTGTGATGCGGAACTACAAGAGAAACCATTAGCTGAATTAAAGAAACTAGGAGAGATACTTCAGGAGAGGTGTAAAGCGGTTTTGAATGACACATCTGAACCGACAA atgAACCTAGCGATGGACGTAAAAACGCCAGAAAAACTTTCAAACTTGGAGGAGTACCTGTTAATGCGAAGACAATGGCAGCTTGCCAAGATGAGCTTGCCCCATTAGACGGATTCTTGCCAGACACAAAAGAAGAAAGGTTAAAATGGCAATTAGATTTTAG gaCAAGGCCAGCTAATTTCGATATCGAGTGGACTGTGGCGGATGATTCTAAACTACTTGCGGGAATTTATCAGTACGGGATGGGATCGTGGGAAGCTATTAAAATGGACTCTTCTTTCGAAATCGGAGAAAAGATTCTGACAAATGAAGACAAGAAGCCGCAAGCCAAACATTTACAGTCGCGATCTGAATATTTACTAAAACTCATCAAAAAGCTTCTTGATCAGAAAAATGGCAAGCAAAAACAGAGAAAACCGCGAATGAAAAAGGGCAAAGAACCGGTTACTAAAGATATAGTGGAGGATGATATGAGTTCTGGAGATGAGAAGAAAGGAAATAAAGCAAAGAATGATAAATTAGACAag AACAATAAACATAAGGCGGAAGAAGTATCACATGATGAGGCTAATGATAAAA ataataaaaacaagaaacgATCAAAGAAAGATAGTAAAGAGCGGGTGAAAGGAGGCAAAGCAAAAGGACGTAAGAAGCCAGC GACAATGCATTTCACAGCGAACCACGAGCCGCGGGCATTGGAAGTGCTAGGCGATCTTGATCCTGCAGTGTTTGAAGAG TGCAAAGAGAAGATGAGGCCAGTAAAAAAAGCTTTGAGAGCATTAGACAATCCTGACCAAACATTGTCAGAATCCGAACAAGTGACTAGGACACGGACATGCCTTACTCAAATAGGAAGTCAAATAGACATATGCCTAGAAGAATATCCAGATACTGAAAAGAAGGTTGAATGGAGAAGTAATCTCTGGTACTTTGTAtcaaaatttacaaattttGATGCAAAGCAATTGTTTAAGTTGTATAAATATGGTCTCAAGAAAACAGATACTCCCGgcaaacaaaagaaagaaactaAGCACAAAGAAAATGTGAAG gtaaaaaataatcataactCAAATAATCACGTAAAGAACAATAAAGAGAAAAAGATTGATGAAAATAATGTGAAGAAGGAAAAGAGGCCTAAGTTAGAGAAGGAAAAGTCGGATAAAGCAAACGACAAAGTACCTCACTCATCCGGCGTAAAAAGAAAGTTGGAAGAAGGTGAATGTGATCCTGAGCCCACCGAAAATAAACGTCATGACAG ACATAAACACAGGCACTCGAGCAAGGATAGGAGCCTGAAGCGCGATGATTTGACCTACAGAGAGCGTAGTCGGTCGGAGCGAGAGCGAGACAGGGACCGGGAACGGGATCGCGACCGAGACCGAGAGAGGGATCGGGATCGAGACCGCGACCGGGAGCGGTCGCGGACGCGGCGGGACAGCGGCGGCGCGGGCACGCCGCGCGTGCGGCCGGCCTACCCGCCGGCGCATCCGCACCCCGACCACGCC GCACCCGCGCACCCTGCGCACCCCGCGC CCGCGCATCCCGGCTGGACGCCGCCCGCCTACCCCGGCCCGCGGCAGTACCGCGGCGACCGGAACCCGCGACCACATGATAAGAGGAG GTACGGATACGGCGCAATGGCGGGCGGCTACAGCGGCTACTACGAGGGTACGGCCATGGCTGGCGGCATGGGGTTCCCGGCGGCGCGCGGCTACCCCGAGGACTGGCGGCCGTACTCTCAGCCTGATTATTATGAGGAGCGCGACTACGAACGAGAAGTTTATCGTCGCGACTATGACCGCCGCGCCCCACCTACTTAA